From a region of the Triticum aestivum cultivar Chinese Spring chromosome 7D, IWGSC CS RefSeq v2.1, whole genome shotgun sequence genome:
- the LOC123164182 gene encoding BTB/POZ domain-containing protein At1g30440 yields the protein MACLKLGSRADVFRKQGQDWYCTTGLPSDITVVVGEQSFHLHKFPLLSKSGLLERLIREKIEKGEDSCAIDLSDIPGGAKAFELAARFCYGVKFELTSSNVVHLRCASEYLEMTEEIAEGNLIAQTENFLTQTVLKSWKDSIKALHTCDDVIDLAEKLQVVKKCIDSVATKSSTDPDVFGWPVAQYGGPTQSPGGSFLWNGISTGARPRNCSSDWWYDDVSCLSLPLYKKVISAMEYRGVNQDIIVGSLNHYAKRRLPGLNRRKSISDVSNCLSVSTLTAMPSEEEQRYLLEEIDRLLPFQRGVTSCKLLFGLLRTAIFLKASSSCMSNLERRIGLQLDKATLEDLLITNMSESIEMLYDVDCVHRILDHFLAMDQETGGASPGIGEDGHLLASPSLLPITMVAKLIDGYLAEVAPDANLKLPKFRSLAAAIPDYARPIDDGLYRAVDIYLKAHPHLSESEKEELCRVMDCQKLSLEACTHAAQNERLPLRVIVQVLFFEQLQLRSSIAECLMISENLEGGSRQLGMPTSSEQHRGGGGWPLAARENQALREGMDGMKQRVAELEKECSTMREEIARLGRSRSTGKSRLFSLGAKPQICSTAKDAAPAKAATSSDDDKLAVVKADATPRLKLSRHKKNLSIEA from the exons ATGGCCTGCCTCAAGCTGGGATCAAGGGCTGATGTGTTCAGGAAGCAGGGTCAAGACTG GTATTGCACTACTGGCCTTCCCAGTGATATAACTGTGGTGGTTGGGGAACAATCTTTTCATCTCCACAAG TTTCCTCTATTATCGAAGAGTGGCCTTCTGGAACGTCTCATCAGAGAGAAAATTGAGAAGGGAGAAGATAGCTGTGCCATTGATCTATCTGATATTCCTGGGGGAGCAAAGGCTTTTGAACTAGCTGCTAGGTTCTGCTATGGTGTGAAGTTTGAATTGACTTCCTCCAATGTTGTGCACCTTCGCTGCGCTTCTGAGTATCTTGAGATGACTGAAGAGATCGCCGAGGGAAATTTGATTGCGCAGACAGAGAACTTCCTTACCCAGACAGTTCTCAAAAGCTGGAAAGATTCAATCAAGGCACTTCATACTTGCGATGACGtcattgatcttgctgaaaaattgCAAGTTGTGAAGAAGTGCATAGACTCAGTTGCAACTAAATCAAGCACTGATCCCGATGTATTTGGCTGGCCTGTCGCCCAGTATGGTGGTCCCACACAGAGTCCTGGAGGGAGCTTCTTGTGGAATGGTATTAGCACTGGAGCAAGGCCAAGAAAttgcagttcagattggtggtatGATGATGTGTCATGCTTAAGCCTTCCATTATACAAGAAGGTAATCTCAGCTATGGAATACCGAGGCGTCAATCAGGACATTATTGTTGGATCCCTTAACCATTATGCCAAAAGGCGTTTACCTGGTCTGAATCGGCGCAAAAGCATTAGCGATGTCAGTAACTGCCTTTCAGTGTCAACTTTAACCGCCATGCCTTCTGAAGAGGAGCAAAGGTATCTTCTTGAGGAGATTGATAGGCTGTTACCTTTCCAAAGGGGTGTTACATCTTGCAAGCTGTTATTTGGCCTTCTGCGCACAGCGATCTTCCTTAAAGCCAGCTCATCCTGCATGTCCAACTTGGAGCGTCGGATAGGTTTGCAGCTTGATAAGGCCACTCTGGAAGATCTTCTAATAACAAACATGTCTGAATCTATTGAAATGCTCTATGATGTGGATTGCGTACATAGGATTCTTGACCATTTCTTGGCAATGGATCAAGAAACTGGTGGAGCTTCTCCTGGCATTGGCGAGGATGGGCACCTATTGGCTTCTCCATCTCTATTGCCGATTACTATGGTTGCTAAGTTGATCGACGGCTACCTAGCTGAAGTTGCACCAGATGCCAACCTAAAGTTGCCAAAGTTTCGGTCTTTGGCTGCTGCCATACCAGACTATGCTCGGCCAATAGATGATGGACTTTATCGCGCTGTTGACATCTATCTGAAG GCTCATCCTCATCTGTCGGAATCGGAGAAGGAGGAGCTTTGCCGGGTGATGGACTGCCAGAAGCTCTCCCTGGAGGCTTGCACCCACGCGGCGCAGAACGAGCGTCTCCCCCTGCGGGTCATCGTGCAGGTCCTCTTCTTCGAGCAGCTGCAGCTCCGGAGCTCCATCGCCGAGTGCCTCATGATCTCCGAGAACCTCGAGGGCGGATCGAGGCAGCTCGGCATGCCAACCTCTAGTGAGCAacaccgtggcggcggcggctggccccTGGCCGCCAGGGAGAACCAGGCCCTGCGCGAGGGCATGGACGGCATGAAGCAGCGGGTGGCCGAGCTGGAGAAGGAGTGCTCCACCATGCGGGAGGAGATCGCGAGGCTGGGCCGCAGCAGGAGCACCGGCAAGAGCAGGCTGTTCTCCCTTGGCGCGAAGCCGCAGATCTGCAGCACCGCCAAGGATGCTGCCCCTGCGAAGGCGGCAACGTCGAGCGACGACGACAAGCTGGCCGTGGTGAAAGCTGATGCCACACCCCGGCTGAAGCTGAGCAGACACAAGAAGAACCTGTCCATAGAGGCCTAG
- the LOC123167485 gene encoding RNA exonuclease 4, translated as MAAQPPSSGAPAAAGNTKRTPKRKPKTKPAAPSALNPNWAQLQSKLPASTFLGKRKRPAPSPPPAPSPNPDAAELSFKLEPTSDDTSLTKALALDCEMVGVGAGGSKSALARATLVNSFGNVVYDEYVRPMERIVDYRTHISGIRPKHMNKAKDFSIVQKDIAELITGRVLVGHALHHDLKVLLLGHPKKDIRDTSEYEVFRREGKRRSLKDLAAQELCVKIQQQEHCPIEDARAAMFIYKKHKKGWEKNKKEQFRFKNKQKKRGNKKSAEANEKDPNVPIVLL; from the exons ATGGCGGCTCAGCCGCCGTCTTCCGGAGCGCCGGCGGCAGCCGGAAACACCAAGCGCACCCCGAAGCGGAAGCCCAAGACAAAACCAGCCGCCCCCTCCGCCCTAAACCCTAACTGGGCCCAGCTCCAGTCCAAGCTCCCTGCCTCCACGTTCCTCGGCAAGCGCAAGCGCCCCGCCCCTTCTCCGCCCCCTGCGCCGTCTCCTAACCCGGATGCGGCGGAACTGAGTTTCAAGCTTGAGCCGACCTCTGACGACACCAG CTTGACGAAGGCGTTGGCGCTGGATTGCGAGATGGTCGGGGTTGGGGCTGGTGGCAGCAAGAGCGCCCTCGCCAGGGCCACCTTG GTTAATTCCTTCGGCAACGTTGTATATGATGAATATGTGCGACCAATGGAGCGAATTGTGGACTACCGTACCCATATTAGTGGGATTAGACCTAAGCACATGAATAAAG CCAAAGATTTCTCGATAGTTCAGAAGGACATAGCTGAGCTTATCACAGGAAGGGTTCTTGTTGGACATGCCTTACACCATGATCTTAAG GTCCTGCTACTAGGCCATCCAAAGAAGGACATACGCGACACCTCAGAATATGAGGTTTTTCGACG GGAGGGCAAGCGGAGATCGTTGAAAGATCTTGCTGCTCAAGAACTTTGTGTTAAGATACAACAGCAGGAGCACTGCCCG ATTGAGGATGCTCGCGCAGCAATGTTCATTTACAAGAAGCACAAGAAAGGTTGGGAGAAGAACAAGAAAGAGCAATTCAGGttcaagaacaagcagaagaagCGAGGTAATAAGAAATCTGCCGAAGCCAATGAGAAGGACCCCAATGTCCCAATAGTTCTACTGTAG